From Pongo pygmaeus isolate AG05252 chromosome 2, NHGRI_mPonPyg2-v2.0_pri, whole genome shotgun sequence, a single genomic window includes:
- the B4GALT4 gene encoding beta-1,4-galactosyltransferase 4 isoform X2, translating into MGFNLTFHLSYKFRLLLLLTLCLTVVGWATSNYFVSAIQEIPKAKEFMANFHKTLTLGKGKTLTNEASTKKAELDNCPSVSPYLRGQSKLIFKPDLTLEEVQAENPKVSRGRYRPEKCKALQRVAILVPHRNREKHLMYLLEHLHPFLQRQQLDYGIYVIHQAGGKKFNRAKLLNVGYLEALKQENWDCFIFHDVDLVPENDFNLYKCEEHPKHLVVGRNSTGYRLRYSGYFGGVTALSREQFFKG; encoded by the exons ATGGGCTTCAACCTGACTTTCCACCTTTCCTACAAATTCCGATTACTGTTGCTGTTGACTTTGTGCCTGACAGTGGTTGGGTGGGCCACCAGTAACTACTTCGTGAGTGCCATTCAAGAGATTCCTAAAGCAAAGGAGTTCATGGCTAATTTCCATAAGACCCTCACTTTGGGGAAGGGAAAAACTCTGACTAATGAAGCATCCACGAAGAAGGCAGAACTTGACAACTGCCCTTCTGTGTCTCCTTACCTca GAGGCCAGAGCAAGCTCATTTTCAAACCAGATCTCACTTTGGAAGAGGTACAGGCAGAAAATCCCAAAGTGTCCAGAGGCCGATATCGCCCTGAGAAATGTAAAGCTTTACAGAGGGTCGCCATCCTCGTTCCCCACCGGAACAGAGAGAAACACCTGATGTACCTGCTGGAACATCTGCATCCCTTCCTGCAGAGGCAGCAGCTGGATTATGGCATCTACGTCATCCACCAG GCTGGAGGTAAAAAGTTTAATCGAGCCAAACTCTTGAATGTGGGCTATCTAGAAGCTCTCAAGCAAGAAAATTGGGACTGCTTTATATTCCACGACGTGGACCTGGTACCCGAGAATGACTTTAACCTTTACAAGTGTGAGGAGCATCCCAAGCATCTGGTGGTTGGCAGGAACAGCACTGGGTACAG GTTACGTTACAGTGGATATTTTGGGGGTGTTACTGCCCTAAGCAGAGAGCAGTTTTTCAAG